Proteins co-encoded in one Theileria equi strain WA chromosome 3, complete sequence genomic window:
- a CDS encoding hypothetical protein (encoded by transcript BEWA_005270A), translating to MEHQHFEIEDIIRRIPDASFVVIDCEFSGISQKSKSIRTIDDYLLALKADVEDFAILQIGFCLGVYSQAPQGNKWLLYPYNFYTFSSEILDSLLMNDTIKWLRSNGFSFDRWIDEGIDFRRLADVRYEDPCEHPSKASRPIKGHGKFQRKNGIHHIIEELIEQKKPLVFHNGMLDILHIYDKFIGKLPESSVEISKELVRLFRGGIFDTKFFARYLHENFGYNKLRNTTLPTLHSALNGFHNMKELTDIPEERAHFNYIDKETGNINEKFFHEAGFDATIAAMV from the exons ATGGAACATCAGCATTTTGAAATTGAGGACATTATACGCCGCATTCCAGATGCTAGTTTTGTTGTAATCGATTGTG AATTTAGTGGCATTAGCCAGAAATCTAAAAGTATTAGAACAATCGATGACTATTTATTAGCTCTAAAGGCTGATGTTGAAGATTTTGCAATAT TACAAATCGGTTTTTGCCTCGGTGTATATTCACAAGCCCCTCAGGGCAACAAATGGCTCTTGTATCCATATAACTTTTATACCTTTTCATCCGAG ATATTGGACAGTCTTTTGATGAATGATACTATAAAATGGCTGAGATCAAATGGGTTCAGCTTTGATCGTTGGATTGATGAAGG TATTGATTTCCGAAGGCTGGCAGATGTCAGATACGAGGATCCCTGCGAACATCCTTCTAAAGCTTCTAGACCAATAAAGGGGCATGGAAAATTTCAAAGGAAAAATGGTATACATCATATAATAGAGGAGCTAATCGAACAGAAGAAGCCCCTAGTATTCCATAATGGAATGTTGGATATCTTGCATATTTATGATAAGTTTATCGGAAAATTACCAGAAAGCTCCGTTGAAATATCCAAAGAATTGGTGAGGCTGTTCCGAGGAGGGATTTTTgatacaaaatttttcGCACGGTATCTTCACGAGAACTTTGGTTACAACAAATTACGCAATACTACGTTACCAACATTACACAGCGCTCTTAATGGATTTCATAACATGAAGGAACTGACGGATATTCCTGAAGAAAGAGCACATTTTAACTACATTGACAAAGAAACAGGTAATATCAATGAAAAATTTTTTCATGAAGCTGGTTTTGATGCGACTATCGCTGCTATGGTTTGA
- a CDS encoding hypothetical protein (encoded by transcript BEWA_005260A): MYNSGNAATFRDPTWTGQSTVRRYCIEPTSTIRQIQSDPLVQENSDVLKLYVVSRCNYSSYDKSFLIPQPLSYLSETDAILNTNENVVNDIFDDGVSSSDDDLFNNVALDKQTTNTHHSVVDENDFSGIDSPESLLGTLESNENIRELKLSDQSYDNIFDPGPFSDDFEDDNLEDIVHTSLKPRESEKLGISDRKKSTRESKAENKATRNHTTSPDSSEKPIHNAIETSKLNLHSISGGKLSQTPFRNTFKLTSGGTGAYEISKHFKKSKSQSSKLNTNDSFQSIANSNDILYKNISNSDRTRENEFKHDDYHDINDFESDGDYDPVRIPPSIANMGKKISKIKKNVSSADLLNTWYLTHESHSKFDINWKDFKEYSNMQHNTRYPKRTRLPPVCHWDASNGSKNTVCIYKTKESDRPLYESIPEVSLVISEGNGNMKMQIVEESRTPEYTNKNQMGKALPITDYSEKLRQNLKRGVSSNRRVEDTVLGNIRKRSKKLRKVHKPDLSVDEALDILKNAPDDHSKNGKYRTDKTHLLQEEMRNMNNLKPNKAKEAPIRTTDSINVLDADSTTEYDGQLISYKSIYKPDDVEAQIHDGNIFKLMIMAQFRTSIIVIPGGNSVNFGNVNSNLIFGYLFSGENIKIKGLESYNIVNEKDFFYLPMYNEWSIENNSKTHDAVMFLSFVNV; encoded by the exons ATGTATAATTCAGGTAATGCAGCTACGTTCCGAGATCCTACCTGGACTGGGCAAAGCACGGTGAGAAGATATTGTATTGAGCCTACTTCGACAATTAGACAGATACAATCGGATCCTCTTGTACAG GAAAATAGTGATGTACTAAAGTTATATGTAGTATCAAGATGTAATTATTCATCTTATGACAAATCATTTTTGATCCCACAACCGCTTTCTTATCTTTCAGAAACGGATGCTATATTGAATACTAATGAAAATGTTGTAAACGATATATTTGATGATGGTGTATCATCTTCTGATGACGATTTATTCAACAACGTTGCTTTGGACAAGCAAACGACAAATACACACCATTCCGTGgtggatgaaaatgattTTTCTGGTATAGATTCGCCTGAAAGCTTATTAGGAACGTTGGAATCTAATGAAAATATAAGAGAGCTTAAGCTTTCAGATCAATCATACGACAATATCTTTGATCCTGGACCATTCTCCGATGATTTTGAAGATGACAATTTAGAAGATATAGTTCATACATCTTTAAAACCAAGAGAGTCAGAAAAACTTGGAATTAGCGATAGAAAAAAATCAACTAGAGAAAGTAAAGCTGAAAATAAAGCTACCCGTAATCATACAACTTCACCAGATTCAAGTGAAAAACCGATACATAATGCCATAGAAACCTCAAAACTCAACCTACACTCTATAAGTGGTGGTAAACTATCGCAAACACCGTTCAGAAACACATTCAAACTTACTAGTGGTGGGACTGGTGCCTACGAAATATCTAAgcattttaaaaagtcaAAATCGCAATCTTCAAAattaaatacaaatgaTAGTTTTCAATCTATTGCGAACTCTAAcgatattttgtataaaaatatatcaaattCCGATAGAACAAGAGAAAATGAGTTTAAACATGATGATTATCATGATATAAATGACTTTGAAAGTGATGGTGACTATGATCCTGTACGGATACCTCCATCCATAGCAAACATGGGAAAGAAAATTTCAAAGATTAAGAAAAATGTTAGCAGTGCTGATCTTTTGAATACCTGGTACTTAACGCACGAATCACACTCTaaatttgatataaatTGGAAAGATTTTAAGGAATATAGCAACATGCAGCATAACACCCGCTATCCAAAAAGGACAAGATTGCCACCAGTTTGTCATTGGGACGCTTCCAATGGTTCCAAAAATACtgtttgtatttataaaactAAGGAATCCGATAGACCTCTCTATGAATCAATCCCGGAAGTTTCTCTTGTTATTAGTGAGGGAAATGGGAACATGAAAATGCAAATTGTGGAAGAAAGTCGTACTCCAGAGTATACAAACAAAAATCAGATGGGCAAAGCTCTACCAATTACCGACTATAGTGAAAAGCTAAGGCAAAATTTGAAACGAGGTGTCTCCTCAAACAGAAGGGTCGAAGATACTGTGTTAGGCAATATTAGGAAACGGTCCAAGAAACTAAGAAAGGTACACAAGCCCGATTTGTCCGTTGATGAGGCCCTAGATATCTTAAAGAATGCACCAGATGACCATTCCaagaatggtaaatatCGCACTGATAAAACTCATTTACTTCAAGAAGAGATGAGAAATATGAATAATTTAAAGCCAAATAAGGCGAAAGAGGCTCCAATCAGAACAACAGACTCAATAAATGTCTTGGATGCTGACTCAACGACGGAGTACGACGGGCAGCTAATTTCATATAAATCAATATACAAACCGGATGATGTAGAAGCTCAAATTCATGACGGGAACATATTCAAACTTATGATAATGGCCCAATTCCGCACATCAATAATAGTAATACCAGGCGGAAATTCTGTGAATTTTGGAAACGTCAATTCGAATCTGATCTTCGGCTACCTATTTTCtggtgaaaatataaagatcAAAGGATTGGAATCTTATAATATAGTTAATGAAAAGGATTTCTTTTATTTACCAATGTATAATGAGTGGTCCATAGAAAATAATAGTAAAACACATGACGCTGTTATGTTTCTATCGTTTGTTAATGTTTAA
- a CDS encoding pumilio-family RNA binding repeat domain-containing protein (encoded by transcript BEWA_005280A): protein MSSDNPYNVDRHGVFDGNGYKYDQLSFNSFDRIDFMNYSSYYGTEKSAVIDPILGSPNFGSLLYGNTIDYVNSELVDTDSHVLADNTDMICNNVIMVDSGKEYTHNVDVNTSESFSTRYSESTYDVSQSYNNISLSYNMDSLTESMLKQIETPRLCPNFDVDSVPDLTQLNHLDQQMIQRFYDVGVAISPTLQNTAVSNVSADGYYNLEENVLVDAMTDGYIIDSIPPLSIPGSPYAAAFYGNLKKKHELRFKVPAIRRRGKRSEVDDSRGSLNSKGPPVSQHGKNPQQYPTKANNGKTKNNQKGGLGGIPGYNWIKDSFFNYQVLGNVLTIAQDQTGCRMLQRQLEYNDENFIASILDEVIDHLVVLMTDPFGNYLCQKLMTVCSSEQLGRIIKGVEKDFLSICLNMHGTRAIQKLIEVVTEPEHISFVTSVLSTAVVDLVNDLNGNHVIQKCLISLKSEDCEFIYKAMNDNCVYLATHRHGCCVMQRCIDAANPQQRNMLIDTISSKTLDLVEDAFGNYVIQYVLRLKDDEINRRIVVALADNVTEFAKQKFSSNVVERCLIFCPLEVRSILISKFLNVPFDVLKELILDPFGNYVIQRVLNVAQSDELSALLDRIQPHLEELKVASSGKRIAAKITKRQYTCSDNSNKNVDYNQGSHATARNTDSKDRNIANSANSRNIPSDNRNAYAVNNPNMYTIDDQNLYPVGNANVYSVNSPNLYTIVGSHTQSPMIVPQYYQSDVNVVYDNALLGTDQLFPKYLANEDRLEPVYAECSISSPLFGASHYNSMINHNLWMS from the exons ATGTCCAGTGACAACCCTTACAACGTTGATCGGCATGGCGTATTCGATGGAAATG GATACAAATATGACCAATTAAGCTTCAATTCATTTGACCGGATTGATTTTATGAATTATTCATCCTACTATGGCACAGAGAAAAGTGCTGTAATTGACCCTATACT CGGAAGCCCTAATTTTGGTTCATTGTTGTATGGAAACACCATTGATTATGTTAATTCTGAATTAGTCGATACGGATTCTCATGTTCTGGCGGATAACACGGATATGATATGTAACAATGTTATTATGGTTGATTCCGGTAAAGAATATACCCATAATGTAGATGTGAATACATCAGAATCATTTTCAACCCGTTATTCTGAATCGACTTATGATGTCTCACAATCGTACAACAATATATCACTTAGTTACAACATGGATTCTCTAACTGAATCTATGCTCAAGCAAATTGAGACTCCGCGGCTATGCCCAAACTTTGATGTGGATAGTGTTCCTGATTTGACTCAATTAAACCATTTAGACCAGCAGATGATTCAGAGATTCTACGATGTTGGTGTAGCTATCAGTCCTACATTACAAAACACCGCAGTAAGCAATGTTTCAGCTGATGGATATTATAATTTGGAAGAAAATGTCTTGGTAGATGCAATGACAGATGGATATATAATTGATTCTATACCTCCACTGAGCATACCTGGCTCTCCTTATGCGGCTGCCTTCTATGGAAATCTTAAGAAGAAACATGAACTACGCTTCAAAGTGCCAGCAATTAGGCGTAGAGGCAAAAGATCCGAGGTTGATGATTCTAGGGGTTCCCTGAATTCCAAGGGTCCCCCAGTAAGCCAACATGGTAAGAATCCACAGCAATATCCGACCAAGGCCAACAATGGCAAAACAAAAAATAATCAAAAAGGTGGTTTAGGAGGCATTCCAGGATATAATTGGATTAAGGATTCATTCTTTAACTATCAAGTTCttggaaatgttttaaCCATTGCCCAAGATCAAACGGGATGTAGAATGTTGCAAAGACAATTGGAATACAATgatgaaaattttatagcTTCCATACTAGACGAGGTCATTGATCATTTGGTAGTTCTAATGACAGATCCATTTGGAAATTATTTATGCCAGAAACTCATGACAGTTTGTAGTTCTGAACAATTAGGCAGGATAATAAAGGGGGTAGAGAAGGATTTCCTTTCAATTTGTTTGAATATGCATGGTACTAGAGCCATACAAAAACTTATCGAGGTCGTAACTGAGCCTGAACATATATCATTTGTGACAAGCGTATTGAGTACTGCTGTTGTTGATCTTGTCAACGATTTAAACGGTAACCATGTCATTCAAAAGTGTTTGATATCTTTGAAAAGTGAGGACTGTGAGTTCATTTACAAGGCTATGAATGATAATTGTGTATACCTAGCAACACATAGACATGGGTGCTGTGTGATGCAGCGCTGTATTGATGCAGCTAATCCCCAGCAGAGAAATATGTTGATTGATACCATATCCTCAAAGACATTGGACTTGGTAGAAGATGCATTCGGTAATTATGTTATCCAGTACGTGTTGCGATTgaaagatgatgaaattaaTCGCCGTATAGTGGTAGCTCTGGCAGATAATGTCACAGAATTTGctaaacaaaaatttagTTCTAATGTAGTTGAGCGTTGCTTAATATTTTGTCCTCTTGAAGTTAGGAGTATTTTGATTTCTAAGTTTCTAAATGTACCATTTGATGTGCTCAAAGAATTGATTTTGGATCCCTTCGGTAACTACGTTATCCAAAGAGTGTTGAACGTTGCTCAATCTGATGAACTTTCAGCTTTATTAGATAGAATACAACCACACTTGGAAGAACTTAAGGTGGCATCTTCTGGAAAACGTATCGCTGCCAAAATAACTAAAAGACAATATACATGTTCTGACAATTCTAACAAAAATGTAGACTATAATCAAGGATCTCATGCTACTGCTCGCAATACAGATTCTAAAGACAGGAATATTGCCAATTCCGCAAATAGCAGGAATATACCTTCTGACAACAGAAATGCTTATGCAGTGAATAACCCAAACATGTACACTATTGATGACCAGAACTTATACCCTGTGGGGAATGCCAACGTATATTCGGTCAACAGTCCGAATTTATATACAATAGTAGGGAGTCACACCCAATCGCCAATGATCGTGCCTCAATATTATCAATCCGATGTGAACGTAGTATATGACAATGCGCTCTTAGGCACTGATCAGTTATTTCCGAAATATTTAGCGAATGAAGATCGGTTGGAGCCTGTGTATGCAGAATGTTCTatctcttctccattatttgGAGCTAGTCACTACAACTCTATGATCAATCACAACTTGTGGATGAGTTAA
- a CDS encoding hypothetical protein (encoded by transcript BEWA_005250A), which yields MVILSPLISEELKISCSHVVSIIDDYSRDSLLKLQEKRTFPTSSRALNSSLGGGLRTQEIVELVGFDHLSIGELLTHITIDHLYNNQNFEALIISTNGSPNEYELYQICRGFLEKKETDKHIDDSIFNVLRRIYIINCLSDIHLSKVLDDLLEGRFSGGKSLDLFKSKDRQDLTLLQIQGLSSLFDNMDAKSTKCSSALLAIKLRNLCTNSNCSILISNFQTALLSSNSASYDPYIESDNPAFSKLSQKWHSSIDTKIYVLPLKKKEQHTRIMIKVIKSKRERSGRICHISFSKQGIQD from the exons ATGGTTATACTATCTCCACTTATTAGCGAGGAGTTAAAAATCTCTTGTTCTCATGTTGTTTCAATTATTGATGATTACAGTAGAGATTCTTTGCTAAAGTTACAAGAGAAGAGAACATTTCCTACTAGTTCTCGCGCTTTAAATTCTTCACTTGGAGGTGGATTAAGGACTCAGGAAATTGTAGAACTAGTTGGATTTGACCACTTGAGTATAGGGGAGCTGTTAACACACATCACTATAGATCATCTGTATAATAATCAGAATTTTGAGGCATTAATTATCTCAACAAATGGTTCTCCAAATGAATACGAACTTTATCAAATATGCCGCGGTTTCTTAGAAAAAAAGGAAACGGATAAGCATATAGATGATTCCATCTTCAATGTCTTACGGAGAATCTACATAATTAATTGCTTGTCAGATATACACTTGTCGAAAGTATTAGATGATCTCTTAGAAGGAAGGTTTTCCGGTGGAAAATCTTTGGATTTGTTCAAGTCAAAGGACCGACAAGATTTAACCTTATTACAAATACAAGGCTTAAGTTCACTATTTGATAATATGGACGCGAAATCTACAAAGTGCAGTAGTGCTTTGTTGGCGATAAAACTAAGAAATTTGTGTACTAATTCGAATTGTTCCATTTTGATTTCAAACTTTCAGACAGCACTTTTATCATCTAACTCAGCTTCTTATGATCCATATATCGAATCAGACAACCCAGCATTTTCAAaactttctcaaaaatGGCATTCATCTATTGATACAAAG ATATACGTGTTACCGTTGAAAAAGAAAGAGCAACATACAAGGATCATGATAAAGGTAATAAAATCTAAAAGAGAG AGATCCGGTAGAATTTGTCATATATCCTTCTCAAAGCAAG GCATACAAGATTAA